GTTCGCAGCGCGCCTTGAGTCCAGCGGCCTCGAGGTCGAGGTAGCGCCGGGTCATCGACCGCACGAGCGCCCCCACCAGCGCGCCGACCGGACCCCGTTGTTCGAGGCGCTGATCGATCCGCGTGGCGGTCGCTGAGGCCGCGGCGACGTCGTGCCGGGCGATGGTCAGCCCGCCCGGCGAGCGTTGCTCCCAGGTCCACGACGCACCGGGGACCATTTCGGTGACCGCCCACACCAGCCGTGGCATCCGCGGCTGCTTGATCGCGAAACGGCGGCCGACTTCGAGCCCTGGTCCATCGAGGGCGACGAGCCGCGTGACCGAGGCTGTCCACTCCGGCCACCGCTCGACGTCGCTGAAGACCGTCCAGACGAGGTCGGCGGGAGCGTCGATGTCGATGCCGCACGCGGTGATCATGTACCAAACGGTACAACAATTGCGCGGCCGTTGTTGCGAACCGCGTAGATCGGGCACGCCGGTCGGTTACCGTACGGCCAACGGAGTTTGCTCGCGGAAGGATTCCGGCAGTGGCAACGACGCCCACGACATATGCCCGGTTCGTCGGCAGAATCGGCGCGCTGGCGGTCGCGCTCGGGGTGGGCGCGGCGGTCGCGACCACGCCGGGCTTCGCGCTCGCCGACGACGGCGGACCGGACACGGCGGACACATCCGGCCCATCGGATCCGGGGCCGGACGCCTCCCCCGCGACGGGCGCGAAGGACACCGACGAAGCCGAGGACAAGGACGTCGAGGATGAGGTCACCGAGGACGACGACGTCGACGACGAGGACGTCGAAGTCGATGACGACGATCCCGCTCCGAAGGACCGCGACAACGACTCGGACACACCGGAACCGCCCCGCCACAAGGCGTTTCGTACGGTAACCACCGAGGAGCCGGAGCCGGTCAGCGTTCCCGACGAGATCGACGCGACCCCCGCGGAACCGGCGCCGGAACCCGAACCCGAACCGACCGTCACCGCGGAGCCGCCGACCCCGGAGCCGCCGACCGAGACGGTGGACGAGACAGTCCTGCCCGCGACGGCGACCGCAACCGTGACGGAAGCGCCCACCCTGGTCACCTCGGTGCTCTCGGCGCTGGGGTTCGGCCCGCTGGCGAGCACCGCACCGGCCGCCCCGCCGTCGCCGCCGCTGCTGTGGACCATGCTGGGCTTCGCGCGCCGCGAGGTCGGCCACACCGCCGAGACCGCCGCGACCACCGAGACGACGGTCAGCCCGTTGGCCACCGCCGAACAACTCGCCGCCGAGCGCGTTGCCGCACGCACCGTCCAGACGTTGCCGGTCATCTTGATGAAAATGGTTCTGCGCCAACAGTTCCTGGCGGCTGCGCAGCGGCTGTACCCGGACGGGATCGACGCCGAGAACATGGCCGCGCTGAACCGCGCCGTCGACGAGTACGCGATGGGCGCGGCGTTCCAGCAGCAGTTGCTCGACTCGATGAACCCGAAGGTCGTCGCGCAGGTGGCCCCGCCGCACGTCTGGTTCGACGAGGCGGTCCCGGGGTCGCGGATCCTCTACGACAACCCCGACACCGTCTACCGCTTCATGGGGGTCAACGGCGCCTCGGAGTACGTCATCACCGGGCGCTTCCACGACCTGACCGCCGACGGCCGACCCTCCGACGTCACCTTCAGCGTGCTCGAGGGCCTCGCCGGTACCACCTCCGCGATCCTGACCGCCGACCATCTCGACGTCAACGAGGACGGCACCTTCACCATCACCGTGAGCCGCGAACCGGCCAACGGGCGCAGGAACCACCTCCAGCTCACCTCGGGATCGACCATCATCGCCGCGCGAGACACGTTGGGCGACTGGAACTCCGAGGTGCCGATGAGCCTGTCCATCGAGCGGGTGGGCGGCCCACCGAACAGCCTGTTCGCCCAGATCGGCGGGTTCGCGTTCCTCGGCCAGTTCGTCAGCGGGAACCCGCTGCTGACCACACTGGTGTCGCTGGTGCCCCCGCTGCCGCACATGCCGCCGCTGCTGCGCGGCGCGTTCACGGCGGTGATCCTGGTGGTGCGCGGCGCCGCCGAGCAGGCCAAGTACATGGCGCTGGCCACCACCGACCCCGACACCGGAGAACCGCGGCCGGTCAACGAGATCAGCCAGCCCGCGAGCAACGCCGAGTTCCTCGCCAACCAGCTGCAGAGCAACGGCCACTTCCAACTCGCCGACGACGAGGTGCTCGTGCTCACCATCGACCCGGGCGACGCGGGCTACTTCATCGTCCCGACCTACAACATCTGGACGATCACCGACGACTACTGGAGCGAACCCGGCAGCCTGAACAACGAGCAGGCCGTCCGCAACGCCGACGGCACCTACACCGTCGTCATCTCCCCCACCGACCCCGGCGCGGCCAACTGGGTCTCCACCAGCGGCCTCAACCAGGGCACCGTCGCGATCAGGTTCCAGGACCTCGGGCTCGTCGACCCGCGCATCGTCGACCAGCAGGTGATGTCGCACGAAGCGTTGCGTGACCACCTGCCGGCTTCCGCGTTCGTCACACCCGAAGAGCGCGCCGCCCAACTCGCGCTGCGGCAAGCCGGGTTCGACAGCCGCTGGTCGTGAGCCCCGCCGCTGTGCGGCAAGATGGCCCGGACATGACCACCGGCGACATGACCACCAGCGGCGAACCCGTCTCCCGCCGACGGCACATCCTGCGGCTCGCCGTGTTCGTCGCCTTCCTGGGCGTGATGTTCTATCTGACCGCGGTCGCCGACGTGATCGATGTCGACCAGGTCCGCCGGGCGGTGGCCTCCGCCGGCCCGGTCGCGCCGCTGGTGTACGTCGTGGTGTCCGGTCTGCTCGGCGCGGTGTTCGTCCCCGGCCCGCTGCTGGCCGCCGCCAGCGGGGTGCTGTTCGGACCGCTGATGGGCACCTTCGCCACCCTCGGCGCCACGGTGACGACCGCCGTCGTCACCAGCCTGGTGGGCAGGCGGGCCGGCCGCGACAGCGCTCGTGCGCTGCTCGGCGAGGAGCGGGCCACCCGGCTCGACGGGTTGATCGCGCGCGGCGGGTTGTGGGCGGTGGTCGGACAGCGGTTCGTGCCGGGTATCTCCGACGCGCTGGCTTCCTATGCGTTCGGCGCGTTCGGAGTTCCGCTGTGGCAGATGGCTGTCGGCGCGTTCATCGGTTCGGTCCCGCGGGCGTTCGTGTACACCGCGTTGGGCGCGTCGATCTCGGATCTGAACTCGCCGTTGACCTACGTGGCGATCGCGGTGTGGTGTGTCACCGCGGTGGTCGGGGCATTCGCCGCGCACCGGGGCCTGCGCAGCTGGCGGCGTAGCCCCGACGAGCCCGGCGCCTAGTCCGGCAGCTGCGCGCTGCCCGCCGGCGGGGCCAGCTGCCAGGTGTCGCAGGCCATCGCGAGCATGCCGTAGGTGCCGACGACGAAGATCAGCTCCATCGCCTGATGCGTGCCGAGTTCGT
The window above is part of the Mycolicibacterium rutilum genome. Proteins encoded here:
- a CDS encoding DUF1214 domain-containing protein, encoding MATTPTTYARFVGRIGALAVALGVGAAVATTPGFALADDGGPDTADTSGPSDPGPDASPATGAKDTDEAEDKDVEDEVTEDDDVDDEDVEVDDDDPAPKDRDNDSDTPEPPRHKAFRTVTTEEPEPVSVPDEIDATPAEPAPEPEPEPTVTAEPPTPEPPTETVDETVLPATATATVTEAPTLVTSVLSALGFGPLASTAPAAPPSPPLLWTMLGFARREVGHTAETAATTETTVSPLATAEQLAAERVAARTVQTLPVILMKMVLRQQFLAAAQRLYPDGIDAENMAALNRAVDEYAMGAAFQQQLLDSMNPKVVAQVAPPHVWFDEAVPGSRILYDNPDTVYRFMGVNGASEYVITGRFHDLTADGRPSDVTFSVLEGLAGTTSAILTADHLDVNEDGTFTITVSREPANGRRNHLQLTSGSTIIAARDTLGDWNSEVPMSLSIERVGGPPNSLFAQIGGFAFLGQFVSGNPLLTTLVSLVPPLPHMPPLLRGAFTAVILVVRGAAEQAKYMALATTDPDTGEPRPVNEISQPASNAEFLANQLQSNGHFQLADDEVLVLTIDPGDAGYFIVPTYNIWTITDDYWSEPGSLNNEQAVRNADGTYTVVISPTDPGAANWVSTSGLNQGTVAIRFQDLGLVDPRIVDQQVMSHEALRDHLPASAFVTPEERAAQLALRQAGFDSRWS
- a CDS encoding SRPBCC family protein is translated as MITACGIDIDAPADLVWTVFSDVERWPEWTASVTRLVALDGPGLEVGRRFAIKQPRMPRLVWAVTEMVPGASWTWEQRSPGGLTIARHDVAAASATATRIDQRLEQRGPVGALVGALVRSMTRRYLDLEAAGLKARCEQLHHADGSAP
- a CDS encoding TVP38/TMEM64 family protein yields the protein MTTSGEPVSRRRHILRLAVFVAFLGVMFYLTAVADVIDVDQVRRAVASAGPVAPLVYVVVSGLLGAVFVPGPLLAAASGVLFGPLMGTFATLGATVTTAVVTSLVGRRAGRDSARALLGEERATRLDGLIARGGLWAVVGQRFVPGISDALASYAFGAFGVPLWQMAVGAFIGSVPRAFVYTALGASISDLNSPLTYVAIAVWCVTAVVGAFAAHRGLRSWRRSPDEPGA